A stretch of the Leishmania donovani BPK282A1 complete genome, chromosome 21 genome encodes the following:
- a CDS encoding surface antigen-like protein has product MCTHASMALVAAVALVLVLPVSRARPVGMRSMSAYTEAQQLHTRKFLDGFLQSMPNLHSIWAGDNFCAWKGVTCLRDGVSISATNWAQLAVSPGRLPEVSSADFDVSQVFVTSISVRANGRNLSGTLPASWGLLRNLRKVRLESNNLSGSLPPEWSGLRSLRELYLSNNNLTGTLPASWGESMKSLAILNLNRNALAGTLPPEWGRMRSMQTLVLESNRLSGTLPADWRFMRAASTLMIGRNDLSGTLPHEWAEMSMMEWMDLHSNRLTGWLPAAWATMTFLNTLLLFDNSFTGTLPAEWARLEFLEELRMQDNVLVGTLPASWSAMEFMQVLDISENTLSGTLPVLWSSMQSLDTLSIRGNQLSGSLPIEWRTLPNIMYLHLEGNALCGCLPLNWTSRYVAVTVDEAVMSVNCAIENACNDVNIDSISDKISSSCSSSTGPNGAVDGSDATFSSWDASASSASNDPLSHSTGGASS; this is encoded by the coding sequence ATGTGTACCCACGCAAGCATGGCGCTTGTGGCTGCTGTAGCGCTGGTGTTGGTGCTACCGGTCAGCAGGGCGCGCCCCGTGGGGATGAGATCGATGTCAGCGTACAcggaagcgcagcagctccataCGCGCAAGTTTCTGGATGGGTTTCTGCAGTCGATGCCAAATCTCCACAGCATCTGGGCCGGTGACAACTTCTGCGCCTGGAAAGGAGTGACGTGTCTCCGCGACGGGGTGTCCATCAGCGCCACCAACTGGGCCCAGCTGGCTGTCTCCCCCGGCCGTCTGCCGGAGGTGTCGAGCGCCGACTTTGATGTGTCGCAGGTGTTTGTCACCTCCATCAGTGTGCGCGCAAACGGGCGGAACTTGTCAGGGACGCTGCCAGCCAGCTGGGGCTTGCTGCGAAATCTGCGCAAGGTGCGATTGGAGAGTAACAACCTCAGCGGCAGCCTCCCGCCTGAGTGGAGCGGCCTGCGCAGTTTGAGGGAGCTCTACCTAAGCAACAACAATCTCACCGGCACCCTTCCGGCGTCGTGGGGAGAGAGCATGAAGAGCCTCGCCATCTTGAACCTCAATCGCAACGCCCTGGCTGGtacgctgccgccggagtGGGGACGCATGAGGTCGATGCAGACCTTGGTGTTGGAAAGCAACCGGCTCAGTGGCACACTGCCTGCGGATTGGCGATTTATGCGAGCTGCCTCGACGCTGATGATAGGCAGGAACGACCTCAGCGGCACCCTCCCACACGAATGGGCGGAGATGTCAATGATGGAGTGGATGGACCTGCACTCGAACCGCCTCACCGGCTGGTTGCCTGCGGCTTGGGCGACGATGACCTTCCTGAATACCCTGCTGCTTTTCGACAACAGCTTCACCGGTACTCTGCCTGCGGAATGGGCGCGCCTGGAATTCCTGGAGGAACTACGTATGCAGGACAACGTACTCGTCGGCACCCTGCCTGCGTCGTGGAGTGCCATGGAGTTCATGCAAGTGCTGGACATCTCCGAGAACACACTGAGCGGCACGCTACCGGTGTTGTGGAGCTCGATGCAGTCTCTCGACACGCTGAGCATCCGCGGCAACCAGCTAAGTGGCTCTCTCCCGATTGAGTGGAGGACACTGCCGAATATTATGTATCTCCACCTGGAGGGCAACGCTCTCTGCGGCTGCCTTCCGCTTAACTGGACAAGCCGTTACGTCGCCGTCACAGTCGACGAGGCGGTCATGAGTGTCAACTGTGCCATAGAGAACGCGTGTAACGACGTAAATATCGACTCTATCAGCGACAAGATCTCCAGCAGTTGCAGTTCCTCGACGGGCCCAAACGGGGCCGTCGACGGTAGCGATGCTACCTTCAGCTCGTGGGATGCGTCGGCGTCTTCCGCCTCTAATGACCCCTTGAGCcacagcaccggcggcgcctcctcttgA
- a CDS encoding PIF1 helicase-like protein, putative — MAAVAMRAPKPKMTMSAVQGRISVFAEDGERIGQWGGTECFLSRQSGLGPCLVVRSSRHKKHEGTFFQLVRLQRVVSTGVAQGRLTVMVPHEKRQCSVFIDTTEDLDELRMMAGVLQDKARWKDMERNVASRSRKDLQRGGKGGGGDRGSRGLRDPGLAQLSGSCVDNDDDYDTSGEETSKSHHDNGTAAVSAAQEDPFAAHSMVESPTPMTSSQSSVPQRSTMVAGGSSSRSSGPTTSLTAAQQQRLNWTSEQQRAVQLVRAGHNVFVSGAAGTGKTEWLLHVLQHVLPRTRQHRGAKGKADLGAEDEEQEHAVETGRVAVTAATGIAARLIGGKTVHAFSGIGRGEGDPDAILQRVQSKPDVVRAWQRCEVLVIDEISMLSSHTFALLDRVARVLRAPLAPPASSSQRRQRTSNAALPFGGIQLLVVGDFLQLPPVSRGAGEEVQPAFMAAVWRACAFQQLVFTKDYRHAEDPRFAECCAAVRRGECTLLVRQVLEACLGRKLEERFGVEATTLLARRNDVDRYNAQRLQQLESMQFQRYASEDYAAVPGTDIDAEVSLPSVLTLKVGAQVVLLASLPNEPSLANGDLGLVGGFVAQAHGPALPLVRFSTGVEAVVPAITMEVHGRDGRLSLSRRQVPLQLAWALTVHRVQGMTLPMVRLALDKSFFEVGQAYVALSRVRKAEDLSLTALDLDVVAACVSAEARDFYGLGTVTSAPSSQPVTTRTGSSPPLESALSRERDTACAKGSLLTDGVFGSGVPFSLADIEGGGSRVTATRKRAKTEEG; from the coding sequence ATGGCGGCTGTTGCGATGCGCGCGCCAAAGCCGAAGATGACGATGAGCGCCGTCCAGGGCAGGATCTCCGTCTTTGCCGAGGATGGCGAGCGGATTGGTCAGTGGGGCGGCACCGAGtgcttcctctctcgccaAAGCGGTCTCGGGCCCTGCCTCGTCGTTCGCTCCAGCCGGCACAAGAAGCACGAGGGCACCTTCTTCCAGCTAGTGCGGTTGCAGCGGGTCGTGTCGACGGGCGTGGCACAAGGACGACTGACGGTGATGGTGCCGCATGAGAAGCGGCAGTGCAGCGTGTTCATCGACACGACCGAGGACTTGGATGAGCTGCGCATGATGGCCGGAGTGCTGCAGGACAAGGCGCGGTGGAAGGACATGGAGCGCAACGTGGCGAGCAGAAGCCGCAAGGATCTGCAGCGTGGCGGAAAagggggcggtggtgatcGAGGCAGCCGCGGGTTGCGGGACCCCGGTCTTGCGCAGCTGTCGGGCAGCTGCGTGGACAACGATGATGACTACGACACTTCCGGCGAGGAGACGAGCAAGTCTCATCACGAcaacggcaccgccgccgtcagcgcagCACAGGAGGACCCATTCGCTGCGCACTCAATGGTGGAATCGCCTACGCCCATGACGTCGTCGCAGTCTTCCGTGCCACAGAGGAGCACGATGGTagctggcggcagcagcagccgtagCAGCGGCCCTACCACGTCACTGACGgcggcccagcagcagcggttgAACTGGACGAGTGAGCAGCAACGCGCGGTCCAGCTTGTGCGCGCCGGCCACAACGTCTTTGtgagcggtgctgctgggaCGGGCAAGACGGAATGGCTGCTGCACGTCTTGCAGCACGTCCTACCTCgcacgcggcagcaccgtGGTGCGAAGGGTAAGGCCGATCTGGGGGCTGAAGACGAGGAGCAGGAACACGCGGTGGAGACTGGGCGAGTTGCAGTgactgccgccaccggcatCGCCGCTCGACTCATCGGCGGCAAAACGGTGCACGCCTTCTCTGGCatcggccgcggcgagggcgaccCAGACGCGAtcctgcagcgcgtgcagagCAAGCCAGACGTCGTGCgggcgtggcagcggtgcgagGTGCTCGTCATTGACGAGATCAGCATGCTCTCCTCGCACACATTCGCCCTGCTCGACCGCGTCGCACGCGTGCTGCGAGCTCCGCTGGCgccccccgcctcctcctcgcagcggcgacagagaACGAGCAACGCGGCACTGCCATTTGGTGGTATTCAGCTGCTGGTGGTTGGCGACTTTCTGCAActgccgccggtgtcgcgtggcgctggcgaggaggtgcagcccGCCTTCATGGCTGCTGTGTGGCGTGCCTGTGCTTTTCAGCAACTTGTCTTCACGAAGGACTACCGTCATGCCGAGGACCCACGCTTCGCCgagtgctgcgcggcggtgcggcgaggcgaatgcacgctgctggtgcggcaggTGCTCGAGGCGTGTTTGGGACGCAAACTGGAGGAACGCTTCGGCGTCGAGGCCACCACTTTGCTCGCGCGCCGCAACGACGTGGACCGCTACAACGcacagcggctgcagcaacTGGAGTCGATGCAGTTCCAGCGCTACGCCTCCGAGGACTATGCCGCCGTCCCTGGCACCGACATCGATGCCGAGGTTTCGCTGCCCTCTGTGCTAACCTTGAAGGTGGGTGCGCAGGTGGTGCTTCTCGCATCCCTGCCGAACGAGCCGAGCCTGGCCAACGGCGACCTTGGTCTCGTTGGGGGCTTCGTCGCACAGGCGCATGGTCCCGCGTTGCCGCTCGTCCGTTTCTCCACCGGCGTAGAAGCTGTCGTGCCCGCCATCACGATGGAGGTGCATGGGCGAGACGGCCGCCTCAGCCTATCCAGGCGTCaagtgccgctgcagctggcctGGGCGCTGACGGTGCACCGAGTTCAGGGCATGACGCTGCCCATGGTCCGCCTGGCACTGGACAAGTCATTCTTCGAGGTGGGGCAGGCGTACGTGGCGCTGTCGCGAGTGCGCAAAGCAGAGGACCTGAGCTTGACAGCGCTGGACCtggacgtcgtcgccgcgtgcgtgtcggcggaggcgcgagACTTCTACGGTCTGGGCACGGTcacgtcggcgccgtcctcgcagCCTGTCACAACCAGGACTGGcagctcccctcctctcgagtcggcgctgtcgcgggAAAGAGATACCGCGTGCGCGAAGGGGTCACTACTCACCGACGGCGTCTTTGGCAGCGGTGTGCCTTTTAGCCTGGCGGATATCGAGGGTGGTGGCAGCCGTGTTACTGCCACCCGGAAGCGGGCCAAAACGGAGGAGGGGTAG
- a CDS encoding thymidine kinase, putative: protein MFRGRIELIIGPMFAGKTTELMRRVKREIHARRSCFVIKYSKDTRYDEHNVASHDQLMLRAQAAVSQLTEVRDTWKRFDVLAIDEGQFFSDLVNFCNTAADAGKVVMVSALDGDYRRKPFGQICELVPYCEAVDKLTAVCMMCHEQPACFTRRTVNVEQQELIGGADMYIATCRECYSKQQLPSIEEMRTQQMAIKEVEKRYLGMSDKRATAGPQTPEKPAGGWGTKTGVATLPTMATEGAASSGASAGMKSGRDLCEVQTFTTEAPKYQRVEPACTASAASSE, encoded by the coding sequence ATGTTCCGCGGTCGTATAGAGCTCATTATCGGCCCGATGTTCGCCGGCAAGACAACGGAGCTAATGCGCCGCGTCAAACGCGAGATCCACGCccgtcgcagctgcttcgtTATCAAGTACTCCAAGGACACCCGCTACGATGAGCACAACGTTGCCTCACACGACCAGCTGATGCTGCGGGCGCAGGCGGCCGTCTCGCAGCTGACGGAGGTGCGGGACACGTGGAAGCGGTTCGACGTGCTGGCGATTGACGAGGGTCAGTTCTTTTCTGACCTGGTGAATTTTtgcaacaccgccgccgacgcgggCAAGGTAGTCATGGTGTCGGCCCTCGACGGCGATTACCGGCGTAAGCCGTTTGGGCAGATCTGCGAGCTCGTCCCGTACTGCGAGGCGGTGGATAAGCTGACGGCGGTGTGCATGATGTGCCACGAGCAGCCGGCCTGCTTTACTCGGCGCACCGTGAAcgtggagcagcaggagctcaTTGGTGGCGCAGACATGTACATTGCGACCTGCCGCGAGTGCTActcgaagcagcagctgccctcGATCGAGGAAATGCGGACGCAGCAGATGGCAAtcaaggaggtggagaagcgcTACCTCGGCATGTCAGACAAGAGGGCAACCGCCGGTCCCCAGACACCCGAGAAACCGGCTGGTGGCTGGGGCACTAAGACCGGGGTCGCAACGCTCCCCACGATGGCAACCGAGGGAGCGGCCTCGTCTGGGGCGTCGGCCGGTATGAAGTCGGGCCGAGACCTATGCGAGGTGCAGACCTTCACCACCGAGGCGCCCAAGTACCAGCGTGTGGAACCCGCGTGCACGGCCTCGGCTGCATCCTCAGAGTGA